AAAATGGCCACATTGTAGTGGCACTTAATGCAATACAACACGATGTTACTGCCGCTGGCTCAGGTGAGGATGTTTTTAATTTATACGATGGCAGAACAGCACCTATTGAAACAACAAAGTCAATTGTAAGAAAAATAAAAAAAATACGATCTTATGATCCAGTGCACTACGGTACGTTCTTATCTGGAGATCAACGTATTCGTAGTTCAGAAATGAGATATTTACTGCATACTGTATACGGAGCATTGGCGGTTGATCAAGAAGTAGCAGCTTTCGCTTACGTATGTCATATAAATAAAAAACCATTTTTATGTTTAAAAGCTGCTTCAGATCAAGCGAATGATAAAACGAAAGAAGAACAAAAGGTTTTTAAAATGCTAGCGTGTGAAAGAGCGTGTGAGCATCTAATTACTTTTTTACGTGTTTATGAGATTACTGTAGTAAATAGTAGATAGTTAGAGGGTTTTAATATTGGAAACTACAAATAAAATAGCAATTCTTGGTGCGAATGGTAAAGTTGGAAAATTCATCCTAAATCATGCGTTAGAAAAGGGATATCAAGTACGAATACTAACAAGGAATCCTAAAAATACGAAGATATCTAGTGAAAATATAGAGACTATCATTGGGAATGCTCGTGATTTTTCAGCTATAAAGGAATTACTTCAAGGGTGTAAAGCTGTAATTAATGCAGTAGGTCAGCCAAAAAATGAGCCTTATATTTTTAGTACAGTTACGAAGCATATTTTAAAAGTAATGAAGGAATATGAAATAAAACGTTATATTCTTATTTCTGGTGGCTCCTTAAATGTAAAAGGGGATCAGAAGGGAATGGTAAATAAAGTAGGGGCTAATTTGTTCCAATTATTTATTCCAAAGATGATGAGGGATAAATATAAAGAATTGGAAATTATACAAGGTAGTGATGTAGATTGGACAATTGTTAGATTACCATTTGTTATAGAGGGAAATGGTATTGAAAATATAAAAGAGAGTTTAGTAGATATGCCAGGAATGAAAATCCAAAATGGAGATATTGCACCGTTTGTTATAAAACAAATAAATAGTAAGACATATGTAGGGAAATGTCCATTTATTTCAAATTAAGGGGTGAAATAATATTGATTACGTATTATGGAGAACTTTGTACAAAGATATATGAAAGTGATAAATCAATTGCGAGTGGAAAAGAATTGGATTTTTATCTTTCTTTTGCCAAAGACAAAAACATGACAGTGTTAGAACCGATGTGTGGAAATGGTAGAATGCTAATTCCTTTTATACAAAATGGTGTGAATATAGAAGGATTCGACCTTTCAGAAGATATGCTTAAAGTGTGTAAAGAGAAAGCGGAAAAATTAAACTTAAAACCGGTTGTGTCACTAGGAAGAATAGAAGAATATCATAGTGATAAAAAATATGATCTTATTATGATTCCTATAGGTTCATTTTCACTGTTACCTGATAATTTAGTAGAAAATAGTCTTCAAAATATGAAAAAAAACTTAAAGGAAAATGGAAAATTGCTTCTAACAATTGTACAAGGTGGAAGTGAGACAGAACAAATTCTAGATTGGTTAGAGACAAATAGAAAAGAAATTAATAACGAATTAATTGTTGAGTATAGAAAAGTTTCATATGATAAGACGCAAAAACTTCTAAATATTATACTGAAATATGAAGTCATTCATGATGAGAGAATTGAAGAAACTGAGATTATGGATTTTCCTATAAGACTATATGATTTAAAAGAGTTTGAAAATATACTTATTGCTAATGGATTTAGTCAAATTGTTATTCATGAAATAAAAGATGGATATGGTGTAGGGAATTCATTTCATGTATTTGAATGCAGTTTATAACAAGTCAAAACGGAGGATTATACTTATATGATTCAATACAAAAGATGTAGTGAAGTAAGTATAGATTTAGTGTATAAAGCTTTTAAGGATGGATTTTCAGATTATATTATTAAAATGGATGTTTCAAAAGAAGATTTTATAAAAAGGTTTTTTGGGCCAGAAGGCAATTCGTTAGAACACTCCTTTCTTGCTTTAGACGGTGACAAATGTGTTGGTGTAATACTTGGTGGTATTAAGGTATATGAAAGTATAAAAACAATGCGCTGCGGAACATTAGCGGTTCATCCAGAGTTTCGCGGCATTGGTGTAAGTCAAAAGTTATTTGCGTTACATAAAGAAGAAGCAACACAAAATAAATGTAAGCAGCTTTTTCTTGAAGTTATTGTAGGAAACGATCGGGCGATTCATTTTTATAACAAATTAGGTTATGAAAAAGTATATAATCTTTCTTATTATAATTTAAATGATTTAACTGAAATAATGAATAAAGGTAATAAAAATATTGAGGTAAAACAATTAGAATTTCCAACATTTAAAGTTGAAATTCAAAAATGGTTAAACTTCCATATAAATTGGCAAAATGATATTGATTATATCGAAAAAACAAATCATACATTTTACGGTGCATATGTTGATAGCGATATAAAAGGTTCTGTATGTGTAAATGAACAAGGAAAAATTAGTTTTATTTTCATAGACAAAGATTATAGAAATATTGGCGTTGGGACGAAATTATTACAGGTAGCAAGTGAAGAATTAAAGTTATCAAGTTTATCAATTGGGTTTCCAAACAACAATTTACTGGAAGGTTTTTTAAAGAAATCTGGATTTGAAAAGAATTCTTTAGCGCAATATGAAATGTATTTATTGCTATAAAAAGCGGAAGGAATTATTCTTTTCGCTTTTTATTTTGTACTATAAACGTTTTTGCTGTATGTGGGGGGATAAGTAAAAACAACAGAAGTTTTGTTACCTCTCTTATTGAGTTAACTGACACTTTAGTTGAAAAAGGAAAATATATAGTAAACATTGAATATATTAATACATAAAAAGATTTATGAGGTGAAAGTGATGGCAATTAAGCAAGACGAAATTAAAGTAGTAGTCGGAGCTGGAGTATTTAATAATAATCCAGGTTGGGTTCAAACTCAAGAAGATGAACTTAATTTACTAGACAATACCACTTGGGAAGCAAGATTTGAATACAATTCCATTTCAGCTATTTTAGCTGAGCATGTATGGGAACATCTTACTTTTGAAGAAGGTGTAAAAGCAGCTGAAATTTGTTATAAATTTTTAAAGCCATCAGGTCATATTCGGTGCGGAGTCCCTGATGCATTTTTCCGAGATGAGACCTACCAAAATATAGTTCAAATAGGCGGACCTGGTCCGAAAGACCACCCAGCTGCAAGCCATAAAATCGTTCATAATTATAAAACATTAATGAAAATGTTTGAAATCGCTGGATTCGAGGTAGTTTTACTTGAATATTGTGATGAAAATGGTAAATTTCATTACAATGAATGGGATGCAAACGATGGTGTTATTTTCCGTTCGAAAAGGTATGATTCTAGAAATAGAGGCGATAAACTTGGTTTTCCATCGCTAATTGTTGATGCGATTAAAAGGTAAGTCATTCACCTAAAGTAGGTGTTAGTTCCATCAGTTCATTAGTCACAAGTGCATTTTTTTATTTGTGATGTAATTCTATGTTTAACAAGGAAGCAGACATATATAATAAGTTATTTTGAACATTACATAACTTGATTTGAATACTATATTAGCGCTTCTTAACACCATTTACCTTAAAGGAAATTGCTTTCAAATATTTAATGGGAAAATCATATAAAGTAAATAAATCTACGTTTTCTCAAGTTGAATTTTTTTGTAAAAATGTTGAGGTACGCCTATTGTAATAAACACATGGAGAGAATATATAATAAATCAGTCAATTAATGTTCAAGTTAACATTCCCACATTAAATTAATATTTCATTCCCATAGTGATTTCTTTTATACATAAATTCATGTAAAATAAAATAAGAACATACATTCTGCATAAGAGTAGGAGGCAATAAATATGTTAGCTCAAATAGAGAAACAAACTGATGGCTATATTATAAAATTTGAACGCCAATTTCCCAATACAATAGAGGAAGTTTGGTCTGTTTTAACTGAAAACAGCAAACTTAAAAAATGGATGTCTAATTTACAGATTGAAAACCTTAAAGCAGGTGGAATTATAAAGTTCGACATGATGGATGGTTCATTTTTAAATATTGATATTTTAGAGTGCCAACTAAATTCAGTACTTGAATTCACATGGGATAAAGATCGTGTCCGATTTGAAATACATAAAGAGGAAAATGGTTCTCTTTTACTTCTTAAAGAATACATTCATGAATTAACTGATCATACACCGAAAGATATAGCTGGTTGGCATATTTGTTTAGATCTTTTTTCTTCCGTTTTAGAAGGGGAAGAGAAAGAATTTTCTAAAAAAGAATGGAGAAAATGGTTCGAAAAATACAAGGATAAGATTCATGAAGTGAGAGGATAATTGTATAATAGGTAATATTTATTATGTAATTATTATACTATAAAAATGATTTTGTGGAAAAATAAGAATAGAGGTTAATATGAAAGTAAATCAACTAATTGCAAATAACATAAATAAACTTGATACTGTTGTTCCGTTTAATAAATCACTTGGTATTGCTGGTTTATCTGGATCTGGAAAAACAACTCTTTGTCAAACAATTGGTGAAGAATCAAAGAAGCGTCTAGTTTCCTTATTGCCAAAGGCTGAATATCAATATTTATTTCCTAATATTATGGAAACTAATTTTAGCGCAATTAAAATGGAAGAAATGCCTTTAGTACTTTTTTTAGGGAAATCATCAATTTCTTCCAATCCGCGTTCGACGATTGGTACTCATACAGGTGTTTTTAAAGAGATTCGTGAAAAACTAGCGGAAGAATTTAATCTTTCTCCTGAAGTCTTTTCATTTAATAATCAATTAGGTTGGTGTGCTGGCTGTAAAGGGCGTGGTACTACTAAAAATATTGAGTGTAAAAAATGTAAGGGGAAACGTTATAGTGAAGAAGTTGAACAACGTACTATTGAGTTATTTGCTAAATCACATACAATCTCGGATATTAACGATTTAAGCGTTGAATCTATTCTTTTATTAGCAGAAGAATTAAATATTAGCGAAGCAAAACAACATATACTGCAAAATATAATTAATATGAACATTGGTTATTTAACATTAAATCGTATTATGGGTACGTTGTCAGGTGGAGAGTTAACACGACTTTATTTGGCTGAATTCATGGCGGTAAGTGAAAATGCTGTAATTATTATTGATGAGATTTCCGTGGGGCTTGATCACGAAACATTATTACAAATATTAGAAGAAATCAAAAAATTAGGGTGCAAAAATCAAGTTTGGCTCATTGATCATTCAGATACAGTACTGGATACAACGGATGAGAAAATGTTCTTCGGACCTGGTAGTGGAAAATATGGTGGGAAAATCGTAAAAAAATCACCAAGGCCAAAGCCAATACTATCGGAACGAAATTACGAAATGCCAACAGAATATTATACATTCCATGAATTATATTGTCGAAATATCCAAATGACTGAGTTTCAGATTCCTAAAAATAGACTTGTAACTGTTACAGGAGAGTCTGGATGCGGGAAATCTACACTTGTTAATGAATGTATCGCTAAAGATTTTCAAAAGCGATATCCAAAAGACAAACTTGTTATGGTAGGACAAGATCGAAACCAATCGATTACAAGTCGATCAACTGTAGCAACTTTCCTAGATATTAAAAAGAAACTGACAAAGTATAGTGAAGAAATTGATGATATTTTTGAGCGCTCAATTGAGGATATTATTGATGAAATTCCAAATGAAGATATTGCGTATAAACGCTTGAGCCTACTAATCAAATTAGGACTGGGCTATTTAACATTAGAACGAAAAACACAAACATTATCAACGGGTGAGTTTCAATGTGTTCATTTAGTTTCTGAGTTATTTGCAAAAACAAGAAACCCACATACATTATTTATTTTTGATGAACCTTCAAAAGGTTTATCACAAAATATTTTAAATCAATTTATAGATAGTGTTAGAGGGATATTGCAAGATGAATCAGTCTCTATCATTATGATTGAACATAATAGTTACATGTTAGAAAGCTCTGATTATATTGTCGATTTTGGAAAAAGACAGCTTAAATCTATAGAGCATCTTGATGTAGTAAGTCATGAGGATTATTATCGTCAAAAAAGCAGTGTGAATAATACTGAGCAAATATATATTTCTTCAACATTGAATCAACAAAATGGAATTAATTACTTAGAAGAAAATCATATTGATTATTTTAAAAATGCAGAAAACATCTATAAGGGTGGCATATTAAAAAGCTTATCATCAATGGCTCGTTTAATTTACGGTGAATACGAATCTGATACAATTGCACCTGTTGTTGCTATTGATCTCGAAAGACATTTGTATAGTCAATATAGTTTCTTATATGAAATTGGTGGATTGATCAATCATATTGTAGCTGCTCATCCGACTAATAAAGATACGAGAAGTTTTGATTTCTATTCCCAGGACAATCATTGCCCATCATGTTCGGGACGTCTTCAAATTGAAATTTTTGATAAAGAAATTACAATTCAAGATAAAAATGTTCCATTTTGGGATGGTCTATTCGATCCGGAAATCATGAAAGTATTAAAATTTTATCAATATGAAAAAATAGAATTTCTATTTGAAGAAATTAAAAATGAGCTTGGCCATGATTTGTCAAAGAGCTATAATGATATGTCTGAGGAAGAAAAGCATACATTTTGGTATGGCTATTTTGATAAGTCATTTTATGATAAGAAAGGCAAGACACGTAGAACATGGGTAGGATTTAATACAATTATTGGCGGATATATTGTTATCTCAAAAGCAGCTATTAAAGAAGAAATTAAGACGTCTAAAGAATTGATGACATGTCCAATTTGCGAGGGTACTGTATTAAATCACCATAAACCACTTAAATTTAGAGATACAGATATTCGTGAAATTATCAATCAGCCGCTTGATGAAATAATAAAAATTGTAGGAGATTTACCTGTACTCATCAAATTGAAATCTATCGTAGGTGACAATATGATTATGACAGAAGATGTCTCTTTACTGCCTAGGAAAACACAGGTCGCACTGAAAATGTTTGAATTAGAACAAGCAAGCTTTTCAAACTATGAAATGGTATTACAAAATGTTTTACCATTCTGGGGCGAAATTAAAGGTAATATCGAATCAATCAGCAATAATAATAAAGTGACTATTTGTGATTTCCAAAATATCAATGAAACAAGAAAAACTATCATAGATAAGTATTTCACAAATGGAAAATATAAAAAATTAACATATGTGTATGAAGCATTTGGTTATAAAAAATTAGTTACCCAAATTAATAAAATTAAAAAAAGTAACCCATGTCCATTCTGTAACGGAAAAAAAGTTATAACCGAAGATAATCTACATGATGGCGTGTTTAAATTAACAATTCCATGTATAACTTGTAATGCAACTGGTATTAATGATGAAGGGCTAAAAGAAATTGTTGAGGGCGTGGATGTACAAACATGGTTAACTGGAAAAGTTAGTGATGTTGTGGATGAAAGCTTACGAACTGAGGATGTTGCAGACATTCTAATATTTAATCGAATTCGTGAGTTGAATAAGCGAGAAATGATGGCAGTTTATGAATGTCTGGAGAAAAATAATTAAGTTAAGAAGAATAAAATAGTGGTCAGCTAGGGATTAAAAACTCATTTGCAATAATCTGCAAATGAGTTTTTATGTTGAAGAAAAGTTTCTTTAAACGTGTTAAGGTAGATAGATAATATAGCAAGAAAAATCTATTTGTAATACTAATATAAATTATTCTTAAATTATTAAATTTTAAACTGAAAGGTATTACAGGTTGGCATTTATGTTTAAGTTTTTTTAGTCTTTCTAAGATATAAATACATTTGTCTGTGAGAGTTAGTTTTAAATCGTTAATTATGATTATTTATTATGTAATTATTGATGTATAAAAATGTTTTTTGGAGATGATAATTTAGGTTATTTGGATAATACAAAAAGAATATGCTGCTTTTTTAGTGATTGTATAATTATCGGAATTTTTGAATTTAACAGAAATATATACTTGAATGAAGTATATATTTCTGTTAAATTTATCCTATGGATAGAACAAGTTTAATTAAAGGGAATTTAGAAATGTGTGTATTGTCTATTTTGTCTACAAAGAAAAGTTATGGTTATGAAATTATGAAAGAACTCGAAGTACATAATTTAAAATTGAAAGGAGTAGGAAGTATTTATCCCATTTTAACTAAACTGAAAAATCAAGAGTGGGTTAATACTTATCAAGAGGTGACGGATAGTGGTAAAGTTAGGATTTATTACGAAATTAATGAAAATGGAAAATTACGTCTTGAGAAGAAAGTTAATGAATGGTTAGAGTTGCAATCTGATATTAAAAAATTATTAAAGAGTGGTTTGAAAGGAGACCTTCTGAAATGAGGAATGAATTAAAAGAAAAAGAACAGCAATTTTTAACGGGCGTACTTAAGGAATTAAAGCAATATGATATAAGTTTAGAAGAAAGGGAAAATATTAAACAACAAATTTTAGAGCATATCCAAGAATGTCGTGAACATGGTGAGGAAAGTATAAATGACCTAGGAACGCCTCAATTATTTGTTCAAGACTTTTTGGAGATAAATGAAATTGATCTGCGAGTGAAAATGAAACAACTTCAAAATGTAAATAAAAAATCTAATACATTAATCATAATTGGCATATTCGTCGCATTTATTACGTACCTCATTTCACAAACTACACTTTCAATATTTTTAACTGAATCCCTTAATCCAACCAACAGTGAAAATAACTTTAATTTTAATCTTTTATATCGAATAGCAGAAAATCAATGGTGGAACTCTATATTAATAATGATTAGTTTAATGGTTTCTTTATTAATATCTATAATTTTAGTAATTTATAAAAAAAGAAAGTTATCCGAAGTACATTAAGATGAAGATATCGAAATATAAATTGTTTCTAATTTGTATAGTTTGTAATGTATTAATATTATGTATCGTACATCCAAAAGTTTATGCTGAGCAAAATATTAAAGTTACTTTAGATAAGTACATTGAAAAATTTATAAAGGAGCAGAACATTCCAGGAGCTTCTGTTGCAATTGTACATCATAAAGATGTATTCTTCGCAAAATCGTGGGGAATTACTGGAGAGTCTGAAAAAAAGGTAACTAGTAAAACGCCGTTTGCAATCGGTTCAATAAGTAAATCTTTAACAGCTTTAGCTATAGTAAAGTTAATAGAAGATAAAAAAATAAAATTAAAGGATTCAGTTCAACAACATCTTCCTTGGTTTAAACTAAAAGATACACAATCAACTTCAAATATAACAATCCAACATCTACTAACTCATACAAGTGGAATAAACACATATGAAGGCTTAGCATTATCAGATAAACAATTAAAGAGTTCTAAAGCATTAAAAGAAAATGTAATGGAACTTTCAAAAGTAAAATTAAATGCCCCACCAGGGGAAAAGTATCAATATAGTAATGCAAATTATATGATACTTGGTGCCCTTATTGAGGCTGTCACAGATGAAACATATTCTTCATATATAGAAAAGCATGTTTTTCAGCCTTTAAAAATGAATGGCGCAGCGGCAAATAAAGATAGTGCATATGAAAAAAGCTATTTAACAGGTTATCAGTCGTGGTTTGGTATACCAAGAAAAAGTGTAGTGTCTTATGATAATGCTGGAGCACCGTATGGTTATATTACCGCGAATTTGGAAGATATGATTCAATTTATAATGTTTTTGAATCACCAAGAGCACACTCAATTTTTAAAGAAAGAAAGCATGGATCTTTATCTATCACCGCTTTATAAAATAAATTCAGAAAAAAGTTATGGATTTGGATTAAGAACAGCAAATATAAATGAAAGCGAAACGATGGTTTGGCATTCAGGATCAACGCCCGATGCTCGTGCAGAAATGTTTACTTTAAATAAAAGTGGCTGGGCTGGTGTGATTTTAACGAATAAAAATCATGTATTAGAAGAAACAGCACTAACGGTATTGAAAAAGGGGATTATTAGTATTTTGAACGGGGAAAAACCTGGTGATATCCCTAAAAGCATACCACTCACACAAATCGTTATGTCGATAGTCACACTCTCACTCATTATTACATCAATTATGTTAGTGAAAAAGTATAAACGTAAGAAAACTTGTAAAAAAATAACTTGGCTGTTCGTTGGGAGTATATTTCTACTATTATCTATTATTTTGATCCCACTTCTTATTTATTGCACAAATTCACCGTGGCATACGATTAAATTGTTTGCAGCAGATGTAGCTTTAATCGCTAGTAGTACAGTAATTTTATTTGCTGTGAACGGACTAATATCAATATTTATAGCCTTGAGGAGCAACAAAGTATAAGGGTAAATAAATGAAAAAATATAATTTAAGTTGTTAAAGATAGTTGACTCTCACACAATGTCATTGTTTAAGCTAAAGTTGAGCTTCGAAGTAGATAGAATTTTTAGGAGGAAACCATGTTTAAAATTGGAGATTTTTCAAAACTATCTTCCATTAGTATACGTATGTTGAGACATTACGATAAAGTGGAGTTATTACAGCCAGTAAAAGTCGATGAGCAAAGTGGTTATCGATATTATTCAGCAGCTCAATTAAAAAAAGTAAATCGAATCCAAAAGTTAAAAGATATGGGGTTTAATATCGCTACCATTAAAGAAATAATAGAATGCGATAATATAGATAGTATAAAGGAGCAATTTCTAAATCGTAGTACTCAAATTAAAGAAGACATGAATAACCTCCAAAAACAATTACGTCTCCTCGAAGACTCAATGAAAACGATGAGAGAGGATGTTGTTGAAATGAATTATCATATTTCAATAAAGGAAATTCCAGAAAGAAATGTAGCTAGTGTTAG
This genomic interval from Bacillus cereus contains the following:
- the mtnN gene encoding 5'-methylthioadenosine/S-adenosylhomocysteine nucleosidase yields the protein MTIGEVKRVMKRIAIVSAWEPELTYLHQHYPSERVEKIAAWEFHFHSINELEVISVVTGVGKVSCASCVQLLISEFQPDELFMTGICGSLSNKVKNGHIVVALNAIQHDVTAAGSGEDVFNLYDGRTAPIETTKSIVRKIKKIRSYDPVHYGTFLSGDQRIRSSEMRYLLHTVYGALAVDQEVAAFAYVCHINKKPFLCLKAASDQANDKTKEEQKVFKMLACERACEHLITFLRVYEITVVNSR
- a CDS encoding SDR family oxidoreductase, giving the protein METTNKIAILGANGKVGKFILNHALEKGYQVRILTRNPKNTKISSENIETIIGNARDFSAIKELLQGCKAVINAVGQPKNEPYIFSTVTKHILKVMKEYEIKRYILISGGSLNVKGDQKGMVNKVGANLFQLFIPKMMRDKYKELEIIQGSDVDWTIVRLPFVIEGNGIENIKESLVDMPGMKIQNGDIAPFVIKQINSKTYVGKCPFISN
- a CDS encoding class I SAM-dependent methyltransferase; its protein translation is MITYYGELCTKIYESDKSIASGKELDFYLSFAKDKNMTVLEPMCGNGRMLIPFIQNGVNIEGFDLSEDMLKVCKEKAEKLNLKPVVSLGRIEEYHSDKKYDLIMIPIGSFSLLPDNLVENSLQNMKKNLKENGKLLLTIVQGGSETEQILDWLETNRKEINNELIVEYRKVSYDKTQKLLNIILKYEVIHDERIEETEIMDFPIRLYDLKEFENILIANGFSQIVIHEIKDGYGVGNSFHVFECSL
- a CDS encoding GNAT family N-acetyltransferase is translated as MIQYKRCSEVSIDLVYKAFKDGFSDYIIKMDVSKEDFIKRFFGPEGNSLEHSFLALDGDKCVGVILGGIKVYESIKTMRCGTLAVHPEFRGIGVSQKLFALHKEEATQNKCKQLFLEVIVGNDRAIHFYNKLGYEKVYNLSYYNLNDLTEIMNKGNKNIEVKQLEFPTFKVEIQKWLNFHINWQNDIDYIEKTNHTFYGAYVDSDIKGSVCVNEQGKISFIFIDKDYRNIGVGTKLLQVASEELKLSSLSIGFPNNNLLEGFLKKSGFEKNSLAQYEMYLLL
- a CDS encoding class I SAM-dependent methyltransferase; amino-acid sequence: MAIKQDEIKVVVGAGVFNNNPGWVQTQEDELNLLDNTTWEARFEYNSISAILAEHVWEHLTFEEGVKAAEICYKFLKPSGHIRCGVPDAFFRDETYQNIVQIGGPGPKDHPAASHKIVHNYKTLMKMFEIAGFEVVLLEYCDENGKFHYNEWDANDGVIFRSKRYDSRNRGDKLGFPSLIVDAIKR
- a CDS encoding SRPBCC family protein → MLAQIEKQTDGYIIKFERQFPNTIEEVWSVLTENSKLKKWMSNLQIENLKAGGIIKFDMMDGSFLNIDILECQLNSVLEFTWDKDRVRFEIHKEENGSLLLLKEYIHELTDHTPKDIAGWHICLDLFSSVLEGEEKEFSKKEWRKWFEKYKDKIHEVRG
- a CDS encoding ATP-binding cassette domain-containing protein, yielding MKVNQLIANNINKLDTVVPFNKSLGIAGLSGSGKTTLCQTIGEESKKRLVSLLPKAEYQYLFPNIMETNFSAIKMEEMPLVLFLGKSSISSNPRSTIGTHTGVFKEIREKLAEEFNLSPEVFSFNNQLGWCAGCKGRGTTKNIECKKCKGKRYSEEVEQRTIELFAKSHTISDINDLSVESILLLAEELNISEAKQHILQNIINMNIGYLTLNRIMGTLSGGELTRLYLAEFMAVSENAVIIIDEISVGLDHETLLQILEEIKKLGCKNQVWLIDHSDTVLDTTDEKMFFGPGSGKYGGKIVKKSPRPKPILSERNYEMPTEYYTFHELYCRNIQMTEFQIPKNRLVTVTGESGCGKSTLVNECIAKDFQKRYPKDKLVMVGQDRNQSITSRSTVATFLDIKKKLTKYSEEIDDIFERSIEDIIDEIPNEDIAYKRLSLLIKLGLGYLTLERKTQTLSTGEFQCVHLVSELFAKTRNPHTLFIFDEPSKGLSQNILNQFIDSVRGILQDESVSIIMIEHNSYMLESSDYIVDFGKRQLKSIEHLDVVSHEDYYRQKSSVNNTEQIYISSTLNQQNGINYLEENHIDYFKNAENIYKGGILKSLSSMARLIYGEYESDTIAPVVAIDLERHLYSQYSFLYEIGGLINHIVAAHPTNKDTRSFDFYSQDNHCPSCSGRLQIEIFDKEITIQDKNVPFWDGLFDPEIMKVLKFYQYEKIEFLFEEIKNELGHDLSKSYNDMSEEEKHTFWYGYFDKSFYDKKGKTRRTWVGFNTIIGGYIVISKAAIKEEIKTSKELMTCPICEGTVLNHHKPLKFRDTDIREIINQPLDEIIKIVGDLPVLIKLKSIVGDNMIMTEDVSLLPRKTQVALKMFELEQASFSNYEMVLQNVLPFWGEIKGNIESISNNNKVTICDFQNINETRKTIIDKYFTNGKYKKLTYVYEAFGYKKLVTQINKIKKSNPCPFCNGKKVITEDNLHDGVFKLTIPCITCNATGINDEGLKEIVEGVDVQTWLTGKVSDVVDESLRTEDVADILIFNRIRELNKREMMAVYECLEKNN
- a CDS encoding PadR family transcriptional regulator; the encoded protein is MDRTSLIKGNLEMCVLSILSTKKSYGYEIMKELEVHNLKLKGVGSIYPILTKLKNQEWVNTYQEVTDSGKVRIYYEINENGKLRLEKKVNEWLELQSDIKKLLKSGLKGDLLK
- a CDS encoding serine hydrolase domain-containing protein produces the protein MKISKYKLFLICIVCNVLILCIVHPKVYAEQNIKVTLDKYIEKFIKEQNIPGASVAIVHHKDVFFAKSWGITGESEKKVTSKTPFAIGSISKSLTALAIVKLIEDKKIKLKDSVQQHLPWFKLKDTQSTSNITIQHLLTHTSGINTYEGLALSDKQLKSSKALKENVMELSKVKLNAPPGEKYQYSNANYMILGALIEAVTDETYSSYIEKHVFQPLKMNGAAANKDSAYEKSYLTGYQSWFGIPRKSVVSYDNAGAPYGYITANLEDMIQFIMFLNHQEHTQFLKKESMDLYLSPLYKINSEKSYGFGLRTANINESETMVWHSGSTPDARAEMFTLNKSGWAGVILTNKNHVLEETALTVLKKGIISILNGEKPGDIPKSIPLTQIVMSIVTLSLIITSIMLVKKYKRKKTCKKITWLFVGSIFLLLSIILIPLLIYCTNSPWHTIKLFAADVALIASSTVILFAVNGLISIFIALRSNKV